The following are encoded together in the Planctomycetia bacterium genome:
- a CDS encoding alpha-amylase, which produces MNLSPQYPSLYQINTRVWLTELSRKLGKRATLDDIPDAELDKLAEQKFDWIWLLSVWQTGTAAQRISRTNPEWLNEFRNTLPDLTDDDIGGSGFAITGYTVHTNLGGDAALARLRERLRKRGFRLLLDFVPNHMALDHPWVNEHPDYFVAGTELQLAQAPKNYTRVPTKQGSLLLAHGRDPYFPGWPDTLQLNYANPATQAAMRAELARIAGQCDGVRCDMAMLVLPDVFERTWGLKAEPFWERAIKEVRQNHPAFCFVAEVYWDLEWTLQQQGFDYTYDKRLYDRLEHRQTRAAREHLHADMQYQNKMVRFLENHDEPRAAKTFPLEVHRAAAVITFLSPGLRFFHQGQLEGKQVRISPHLIRGPVEPVDVPLQTFYQRLLAVLKQPVLRNGDWQLAPCHAAWENNATRDHFLAYTWNDIAGNRMLVAVNYSGERSQCYVRPSMSDLGNHNWRLRDLLSDAVYDRSGDELQAKGLYLDVEPWQYHAFIIEPLG; this is translated from the coding sequence GTGAATCTCTCGCCCCAGTATCCCAGCCTGTACCAGATCAATACCCGTGTCTGGCTCACCGAGCTTTCCAGAAAGCTCGGCAAGCGCGCCACCCTCGACGATATCCCCGATGCTGAACTCGATAAACTTGCCGAGCAGAAGTTCGATTGGATCTGGCTGCTCAGCGTCTGGCAGACCGGGACTGCTGCTCAGCGCATCTCACGTACCAATCCGGAGTGGCTGAACGAATTCAGGAATACCTTGCCCGATCTGACGGACGACGACATTGGTGGTTCAGGTTTCGCCATCACCGGCTATACCGTTCACACGAACCTCGGCGGGGATGCTGCACTGGCACGCCTGCGCGAACGACTCAGGAAACGAGGATTCCGCCTTCTCCTCGATTTTGTCCCCAATCACATGGCACTGGATCATCCCTGGGTGAACGAGCATCCCGATTACTTCGTGGCTGGCACCGAACTCCAACTCGCCCAGGCGCCGAAAAATTACACACGTGTTCCAACCAAGCAGGGCAGTCTGCTCCTGGCCCATGGCCGTGACCCCTACTTCCCCGGCTGGCCTGACACGCTGCAACTGAACTACGCCAATCCTGCCACCCAGGCAGCCATGCGGGCAGAACTCGCCAGAATAGCTGGCCAGTGCGATGGCGTCCGCTGCGACATGGCCATGCTGGTGCTGCCCGATGTCTTTGAACGAACCTGGGGTTTGAAGGCGGAACCATTCTGGGAGAGGGCCATCAAGGAAGTCAGGCAAAACCACCCGGCCTTCTGTTTCGTGGCAGAGGTGTACTGGGATCTTGAATGGACGCTCCAGCAGCAGGGGTTCGATTATACCTACGACAAACGGCTCTATGATCGTTTGGAACACAGGCAAACTCGGGCTGCGCGCGAACATCTGCATGCCGACATGCAGTATCAGAACAAGATGGTTCGTTTTCTTGAAAATCATGATGAGCCTCGTGCCGCCAAAACTTTCCCGCTGGAAGTTCACCGTGCTGCAGCAGTGATTACATTCCTCAGCCCGGGCTTACGCTTCTTTCATCAGGGGCAACTGGAAGGGAAACAGGTTCGGATTTCTCCGCATTTGATTCGAGGGCCCGTTGAACCGGTCGATGTCCCATTGCAGACGTTCTATCAGCGGCTGCTAGCTGTACTCAAGCAACCTGTACTACGAAATGGCGACTGGCAGCTTGCACCTTGTCATGCAGCCTGGGAGAACAATGCTACCCGGGATCATTTCCTGGCATACACCTGGAATGATATTGCCGGAAATCGAATGCTGGTGGCTGTCAATTACTCAGGAGAGCGAAGCCAGTGCTATGTACGACCTTCCATGTCTGATCTGGGCAACCACAACTGGCGGCTGCGTGATCTCCTCAGCGATGCGGTTTATGATCGATCAGGGGATGAATTGCAGGCCAAGGGGCTTTACCTCGATGTAGAACCCTGGCAGTATCATGCGTTTATTATTGAACCACTCGGATAA
- a CDS encoding glucosidase has protein sequence MNAEQLRLQEAQEKSKAWKKWGPYLSERQWGTVREDYSEGGDAWNYFSHDQARSRAYRWGEDGLAGISDDQQQLCFALALWNGKDPILKERLFGLTNSESNHGEDVKEYYFYLDSTPTHSYMKYLYKYPQAAFPYDNLVQTSKKRNRKEFEYELIDTGVFDQNKYFDVFVEYVKKSPEDILIQISVYNRGPEAAVIDLLPTLWFRNEWSWVAQAPRPQLQQIETDGTMSAIKATHDRLGERYLYCDGKVPLLFTENETNTERIFGVPNRSHYVKDSFHQYFVHGVDEAINPEKKGTKVAAHYHLTVQPGECQVIRLRLTDASPQAASQGNGKKTTPFTSFDSIVEQGKKEADEFYAKVIPQSLSGDQANVMRQALAGMLWSKQFYHYDVDKWLEERGSDPFKKDRKNAPRNEHWHHMYNGDVISMPDKWEYPWYAAWDLAFHVIALTLVDTDFGKDQLRLMLRERYMHPNGQIPAYEWNFGDVNPPVHAWSTIFTYRLEKAKTGEGDKEWLKSSFQKLLLNFTWWVNRKDRSGRNVFEGGFLGLDNIGVFDRSAPLPTGGYLEQADGTAWMALFCQNMLEIASELALTDPDYGDMAIKFVEHYFWIASSMTHMGGESGMWDEEDGFFYDVLRLPDGNSQRLKVRSMVGLLPLCAATVYDGKLLAKYPDMAMRIKRFLDARPEVRTAIHDPGKMGVEGRRLASILDENKLRRVLSKMLDEKEFLSPYGLRSLSRFHAEHPYVFKAGGQEYRVDYLPAESDTGMFGGNSNWRGPIWMPVNALIIRALLNYYSYYGNDFVVECPTGSGNMMNLYQVAEEISRRLGNMFLKNSDGKRPVYGDTRKFQEDPHWRDLIQFYEYFHGDNGAGLGANHQTGWTGVIARLMHLFATNTPDSILGYHKIAAETDHPVSRLSQVLDRDAIRHAEQVN, from the coding sequence GTGAACGCTGAACAACTTCGGTTGCAGGAAGCTCAAGAGAAAAGCAAAGCCTGGAAAAAATGGGGCCCTTACCTCAGCGAAAGGCAGTGGGGTACCGTCCGTGAAGATTACAGTGAAGGTGGCGACGCCTGGAATTATTTCTCACACGATCAGGCTCGTTCCCGTGCTTACCGCTGGGGCGAAGATGGCCTGGCGGGCATCTCCGATGACCAGCAGCAGCTTTGTTTCGCACTCGCCCTCTGGAATGGCAAGGATCCCATTCTCAAGGAACGCCTCTTCGGCCTTACCAACAGTGAAAGCAATCACGGCGAGGATGTGAAGGAGTACTATTTCTATCTCGATAGTACCCCGACGCATTCTTACATGAAGTACCTGTACAAATATCCGCAGGCAGCCTTCCCGTACGACAACCTGGTGCAGACCAGCAAGAAACGTAACAGAAAAGAGTTCGAATACGAACTCATCGATACAGGCGTCTTTGATCAGAACAAGTACTTCGACGTGTTCGTGGAATATGTCAAGAAGTCGCCGGAAGACATCCTGATCCAGATCAGCGTTTACAATCGCGGTCCAGAAGCAGCTGTCATTGATCTGTTGCCCACCCTCTGGTTCCGCAACGAATGGTCATGGGTAGCCCAGGCGCCCCGGCCGCAGTTGCAGCAGATTGAAACCGATGGCACCATGAGTGCCATCAAGGCCACGCATGACAGGTTGGGGGAACGCTACCTCTACTGCGATGGCAAAGTGCCTCTCCTCTTCACTGAAAATGAAACCAACACCGAACGCATCTTCGGTGTGCCCAATCGCAGTCATTATGTGAAAGACAGCTTCCATCAGTATTTCGTACATGGCGTCGATGAAGCGATCAATCCCGAAAAGAAGGGCACCAAGGTTGCAGCTCACTATCACCTGACTGTTCAACCAGGTGAATGCCAGGTCATTCGACTGCGGCTGACGGATGCCTCGCCTCAGGCAGCCTCACAGGGCAATGGCAAGAAAACGACACCCTTCACCTCGTTTGATTCCATCGTCGAGCAGGGGAAAAAGGAAGCAGATGAGTTCTACGCCAAGGTGATTCCCCAGTCCCTTAGTGGTGACCAGGCTAACGTCATGCGGCAGGCCCTTGCGGGCATGCTCTGGAGCAAGCAGTTCTACCATTACGATGTCGACAAGTGGCTGGAAGAGCGGGGCAGTGATCCCTTCAAGAAAGACAGAAAGAACGCCCCACGCAATGAACATTGGCATCACATGTACAACGGCGATGTCATCTCCATGCCTGACAAGTGGGAGTACCCCTGGTATGCCGCCTGGGATCTGGCCTTTCATGTCATCGCACTCACGCTCGTAGATACCGATTTTGGCAAAGATCAGCTGCGCCTGATGCTACGCGAACGCTACATGCATCCGAACGGCCAGATACCGGCGTATGAATGGAACTTTGGTGATGTCAACCCGCCGGTCCATGCCTGGTCCACCATCTTCACCTATCGACTCGAGAAGGCCAAAACGGGTGAAGGCGACAAGGAATGGCTCAAGAGCAGTTTCCAGAAGCTCCTGCTTAATTTCACCTGGTGGGTCAACCGCAAGGATCGCTCCGGGCGTAACGTCTTCGAAGGCGGCTTTCTCGGCCTCGATAACATCGGTGTGTTTGATCGCAGTGCACCACTACCCACCGGTGGCTATCTGGAACAGGCCGATGGCACTGCCTGGATGGCGCTCTTTTGTCAGAACATGCTCGAGATTGCCAGCGAACTCGCGCTGACTGATCCCGACTATGGCGACATGGCCATCAAGTTTGTCGAGCACTACTTCTGGATTGCTTCCTCCATGACCCACATGGGTGGGGAAAGCGGCATGTGGGATGAGGAAGATGGCTTCTTCTACGATGTGCTTAGACTCCCTGATGGCAATTCTCAGAGGCTCAAAGTGCGATCCATGGTCGGGTTGTTGCCTCTCTGTGCAGCAACCGTGTACGATGGCAAACTCCTGGCGAAGTATCCCGATATGGCTATGCGTATCAAGCGATTTCTGGATGCCCGACCGGAGGTGCGGACTGCCATTCACGATCCAGGCAAGATGGGTGTCGAAGGCAGACGACTGGCCTCTATCCTCGATGAGAACAAACTGCGACGCGTCCTGTCGAAGATGCTGGATGAAAAAGAGTTCCTCAGCCCCTACGGGTTGCGATCCCTCTCCCGGTTCCATGCCGAGCATCCCTATGTCTTCAAAGCAGGCGGACAGGAATACCGTGTGGACTACCTGCCTGCGGAGTCAGATACGGGCATGTTCGGTGGCAATTCGAACTGGCGTGGCCCCATCTGGATGCCAGTCAATGCGTTGATCATTCGCGCACTGCTCAACTACTACAGCTACTACGGAAACGATTTTGTCGTCGAATGCCCGACGGGTTCTGGCAACATGATGAACCTGTACCAGGTCGCTGAGGAGATTTCTCGTCGCCTTGGCAACATGTTCCTGAAAAACTCTGATGGCAAACGCCCGGTCTATGGCGATACCAGGAAGTTCCAGGAAGATCCGCACTGGCGTGATCTGATCCAGTTCTACGAGTACTTCCATGGTGACAATGGAGCAGGGCTGGGGGCCAATCACCAGACAGGCTGGACGGGCGTCATTGCCCGACTGATGCATCTGTTTGCGACGAATACTCCTGATAGTATTCTCGGTTACCATAAGATTGCTGCAGAAACTGACCATCCTGTTTCACGGCTCAGCCAGGTTCTGGATCGGGATGCTATCAGACACGCGGAACAGGTCAATTAG
- a CDS encoding response regulator transcription factor: MGMPRVLLADDHRLLCEALTKLLEPYCTVLGSVSDGRALLAAARKLQPEIVVLDIAMPLLNGLDAARQLKQIQPQCKIIFLTMNEDPDLMAEAFQIGASGYLLKNAATTELVQAIQTVQQGRTYVTPPSSKELAGTFQLRHNNNGRKSEPSPRQREVLQLLAEGKTMKEVARIMKITPRTVAFHKYSLMEELQIKTNAELVQYAIKHHIISP; this comes from the coding sequence ATGGGAATGCCACGCGTATTATTGGCTGATGACCATCGCTTATTATGCGAAGCACTGACCAAACTGCTTGAACCCTATTGTACAGTCCTGGGTTCCGTTTCGGATGGAAGAGCCTTGCTGGCAGCTGCCAGAAAGCTTCAGCCGGAAATCGTTGTGCTGGATATTGCCATGCCTTTGCTGAACGGACTGGATGCAGCCAGGCAACTCAAGCAGATACAACCTCAATGTAAGATCATCTTTCTGACCATGAATGAAGACCCTGATCTGATGGCGGAAGCATTTCAAATTGGTGCGTCCGGTTACCTGTTGAAAAACGCTGCCACCACGGAATTAGTGCAAGCTATTCAAACCGTGCAACAGGGGAGAACGTATGTAACTCCTCCATCTTCAAAAGAACTGGCTGGCACTTTTCAATTGAGGCATAACAACAATGGTCGCAAGTCAGAACCGAGTCCGAGACAACGTGAGGTGCTGCAACTGCTGGCGGAAGGCAAAACCATGAAGGAAGTTGCCCGTATCATGAAAATAACGCCTCGTACAGTAGCATTTCACAAGTACAGCCTGATGGAAGAACTGCAGATCAAAACCAATGCAGAATTAGTACAGTATGCCATCAAACATCACATTATTTCACCGTAA
- a CDS encoding PAS domain S-box protein, with protein sequence MRNTKSGVLFNAIMVLLFSSLHVWAEDVTSRKVLVIYPDMAGRPGIIEFDQAFRQYLLEHSKQKIEFYYEFLDAVRFPDQKYQEQLAKFLQQKYATIKLETVVVGLKHSFNFFKNYQKSLPDVPVVFAAIEENELSSEKLPDNMVGVPMKFDSEATMQMALGIHPDARRVYVVSGSSTYDKYWKEKADQNFSRVAPQLEIVHLADLSIHDLLDKVSKIGAGSFIYYLHLQKDNTGASYAAPEVLSMMKKVARVPIYGHLQVYHCKGIVGGKLMSFANEGKNAAWLVNRMLQGESPRGIVHRGEVQNSILIDGQEYQRWATSHSQLPVGVIIDNEQPGVWELYRWQIVGALALLLAQTLLIAGLLLQRSSRQQAENQFRLSVDASPYGMLMVERNGRIVLVNAQMEKMFGYGKSEFQQIPLEHLVPIPWQIHHEQWREQFFQSPLARPMGKERELFARRKDGSEFPVEIGLNPIRSNGKTLVLATIVDISERKIAASRLEQSQEELTALTGKLLTAQETESRRIARELHDDLNQNLALIAVELDMLAHSKEVDTQEFAERTRELSIKVKQLSTFVHNLSHQLHPAKLEQLGLIKSLRSLCRELSSTHDVVIDYDIEELDFSLPVNTSLCFYRIAQEALNNAIKHADAEIIEVQLKSMDHHLVMTIQDDGRGFDPESSNEKPGLGLLSMRERVRLVQGSVQLSAKPGKGTRIEVRVPFEMTTQESISSNEQLEYSPEPAERT encoded by the coding sequence ATGCGAAATACCAAATCGGGAGTTTTGTTTAATGCAATAATGGTGCTGCTTTTTTCTTCGTTACATGTCTGGGCCGAGGATGTCACGAGCAGGAAAGTTCTGGTGATCTATCCTGATATGGCAGGTCGCCCCGGCATCATTGAGTTTGATCAGGCATTTCGTCAATATCTGCTGGAGCATTCAAAGCAGAAAATTGAGTTTTATTACGAGTTCCTGGATGCTGTCCGATTTCCAGATCAGAAATATCAGGAACAACTCGCGAAATTTCTGCAGCAGAAATATGCCACTATCAAACTGGAAACCGTTGTCGTGGGTCTCAAGCATTCGTTTAACTTCTTCAAAAACTATCAAAAAAGTCTGCCGGATGTTCCTGTGGTGTTTGCAGCCATAGAGGAGAATGAATTAAGCAGTGAAAAACTACCCGATAACATGGTCGGCGTTCCCATGAAATTCGACAGTGAAGCCACCATGCAAATGGCGCTGGGTATTCATCCCGACGCCAGGCGTGTCTACGTTGTCTCGGGCTCATCTACGTATGACAAGTACTGGAAGGAAAAGGCTGATCAGAATTTCAGTCGTGTTGCACCACAATTGGAAATCGTACATCTGGCTGATTTGTCGATACATGATCTGCTGGATAAAGTCAGCAAGATAGGCGCAGGAAGCTTCATCTATTATCTGCATCTACAAAAGGATAATACGGGCGCCAGTTATGCTGCACCCGAAGTGCTTAGCATGATGAAGAAAGTTGCCCGGGTGCCAATCTATGGCCATCTGCAGGTTTATCATTGCAAAGGCATTGTTGGTGGAAAGTTGATGAGCTTTGCCAACGAAGGGAAGAATGCAGCCTGGCTGGTCAATCGAATGCTGCAGGGTGAATCTCCCAGGGGAATTGTCCATCGTGGTGAGGTGCAGAACAGCATTCTGATTGATGGCCAGGAATATCAGCGATGGGCTACCTCACATTCTCAACTGCCTGTCGGTGTCATCATCGATAATGAGCAGCCAGGCGTCTGGGAACTATATCGCTGGCAGATAGTAGGCGCACTCGCCTTGTTGCTGGCACAAACACTTCTGATAGCAGGGTTATTGCTGCAACGAAGTTCGCGGCAGCAGGCGGAGAATCAGTTTCGACTCTCCGTGGATGCCTCGCCTTACGGGATGTTAATGGTGGAGCGCAACGGCCGGATCGTGCTCGTGAATGCCCAGATGGAGAAAATGTTCGGCTATGGTAAATCGGAGTTTCAACAGATTCCGCTGGAACACCTCGTTCCCATACCCTGGCAGATTCATCATGAACAATGGAGGGAACAATTTTTCCAATCACCCCTTGCACGACCAATGGGGAAAGAGCGAGAACTTTTTGCTCGACGCAAGGATGGTAGTGAGTTTCCCGTGGAAATCGGGTTGAACCCCATCCGCTCGAATGGCAAGACGCTGGTGCTGGCAACTATTGTAGATATCAGCGAGCGAAAAATTGCCGCTTCCAGACTGGAGCAGAGCCAGGAGGAACTGACTGCTTTGACAGGAAAATTACTGACAGCCCAGGAAACAGAAAGTCGTCGCATTGCGCGAGAACTGCACGATGACTTGAACCAGAACCTGGCCTTGATTGCAGTCGAGCTCGACATGCTTGCTCATTCCAAGGAGGTGGATACCCAAGAATTCGCTGAGCGAACACGGGAGCTATCCATCAAGGTCAAGCAACTTTCTACTTTTGTCCATAATCTGTCGCATCAGTTGCATCCCGCCAAGCTCGAGCAGTTGGGGCTCATCAAGTCGTTGCGAAGCCTGTGTCGCGAACTCAGCAGTACTCATGATGTGGTGATCGATTACGATATCGAGGAATTGGATTTCTCTTTGCCTGTCAACACCTCGCTGTGTTTCTACCGAATAGCCCAGGAAGCTTTGAATAATGCAATTAAACATGCTGATGCGGAGATCATTGAGGTGCAGTTAAAAAGTATGGACCATCATTTGGTGATGACCATACAAGATGACGGCAGAGGATTTGATCCGGAGAGCAGCAATGAAAAGCCTGGCCTTGGCCTGCTCAGCATGCGTGAACGAGTACGCCTGGTGCAGGGATCTGTTCAGTTATCCGCCAAGCCAGGGAAAGGTACACGGATTGAAGTTCGTGTACCGTTCGAGATGACAACACAGGAATCCATTTCTTCTAATGAACAACTGGAATATTCGCCAGAGCCAGCTGAAAGGACATAA
- a CDS encoding DUF308 domain-containing protein: MKDVWLLFLGSGLFMAILGLVMFAYAIFNAVTIMLFLGGGLIIASVIQLANSCWARPWKGFSFSIILGMVYLITGLLLIEYRLQASMALTLVVAAGLMIAGSVKIILSIIEHWDGWILSLVSGVLTTILGFSIWLEWPFHGIWVIGCYLGVELILSGCTWIRLGASLHWLKSSNFQSTIS; this comes from the coding sequence ATGAAAGATGTATGGTTATTGTTTCTGGGCAGTGGGCTTTTCATGGCCATCCTCGGGCTCGTCATGTTTGCTTACGCAATTTTCAATGCAGTAACCATCATGTTGTTCCTGGGTGGTGGATTGATTATTGCTTCGGTTATTCAGCTTGCCAATAGCTGCTGGGCCCGCCCCTGGAAAGGATTTTCCTTCAGCATTATTCTTGGCATGGTTTACCTGATCACCGGACTTCTTCTGATTGAGTACCGTCTTCAGGCTTCCATGGCCTTAACACTGGTGGTAGCTGCGGGATTAATGATTGCAGGATCGGTGAAAATAATACTGTCAATAATTGAACACTGGGATGGCTGGATACTTTCACTCGTGAGCGGAGTACTCACCACTATTCTGGGCTTCAGCATCTGGCTTGAATGGCCTTTTCACGGGATCTGGGTAATTGGATGTTACCTGGGAGTGGAATTGATCTTGAGCGGATGTACCTGGATCAGGTTGGGTGCATCTCTTCATTGGTTAAAGTCATCGAATTTTCAATCAACAATCTCTTAA
- a CDS encoding MBL fold metallo-hydrolase translates to MKVTILGAGGGEVTGSAYLLQTKTANVLIDCGMYQGASKSENYRKMPKSENVKKLDCVILTHAHLDHTGRLPLLTKLGYRHPIYATPATIELTEVILKDSARLQRSDAERENRKRKRFNEPPLDPLYSEDDVTALKPLMKTLTYDKPTEIAPGVTVRAVEAGHMLGSASLEFTVEEAGKKRVIIFSGDIGPRGAPLHHDPVPFKHADVVFMESTYGDRNHKSLKDSAIEARENIKQVVKARGKILVPVFAVARSQLIMYLLAGAFHKGTLKPFPIYIDSPMAIEATRIYRKHVELFDAEALSMQKSGDLRANLESVEFCKTAEESKALNDVSGPCMILAGSGMCTGGRILHHFKYNLAIPGTLVMIVGFQSHGSLGRMLVDGAKHVTIFGERIPVRAKVITLNGMSGHAGQKDLMNWYDSLASSRPRTILTHGENKARTALARLIREKHQVKAELPELGDVIEID, encoded by the coding sequence ATGAAAGTTACCATACTCGGCGCTGGTGGAGGAGAAGTAACAGGGTCTGCCTATTTACTGCAAACGAAAACCGCGAATGTGCTGATTGATTGTGGTATGTATCAGGGAGCCAGCAAGTCCGAAAACTACAGGAAAATGCCCAAATCAGAAAACGTCAAGAAACTCGACTGCGTGATCCTGACTCATGCCCATCTGGATCATACTGGTCGCTTGCCTCTTTTGACAAAACTGGGGTATCGTCATCCCATCTATGCAACACCTGCTACCATTGAGTTAACCGAAGTCATTCTCAAAGATTCAGCAAGACTCCAGCGATCCGATGCTGAGCGTGAAAATCGCAAGCGCAAAAGATTCAATGAGCCACCATTGGATCCGCTCTACTCTGAAGATGACGTTACTGCATTGAAACCATTGATGAAGACTCTGACCTACGACAAACCGACTGAGATTGCACCTGGTGTAACTGTTCGGGCTGTGGAAGCGGGTCACATGCTCGGGTCAGCTAGTCTGGAATTCACCGTGGAAGAAGCGGGAAAGAAACGTGTCATCATCTTCTCCGGAGATATTGGCCCGCGCGGCGCACCACTTCACCACGATCCTGTACCCTTCAAGCATGCTGATGTCGTTTTCATGGAATCCACCTATGGCGATCGCAACCACAAATCGCTGAAAGACAGCGCCATCGAAGCCAGGGAAAACATCAAGCAGGTTGTCAAAGCCAGGGGGAAAATACTGGTTCCTGTTTTCGCAGTTGCCCGATCTCAGTTGATCATGTATCTCCTTGCAGGTGCGTTTCACAAAGGAACGCTCAAGCCATTCCCGATCTACATTGACAGCCCGATGGCTATCGAAGCCACCAGAATTTACCGCAAGCATGTTGAACTGTTCGATGCCGAAGCACTGTCGATGCAAAAATCTGGTGATCTTCGCGCCAATCTGGAGTCTGTCGAATTCTGCAAAACGGCTGAAGAATCCAAGGCACTCAACGATGTTTCCGGCCCCTGCATGATACTGGCAGGCTCAGGCATGTGCACTGGCGGTCGCATCCTTCATCACTTCAAGTACAACCTGGCCATTCCCGGCACACTCGTGATGATTGTTGGATTCCAGTCACATGGATCACTGGGCCGGATGCTGGTGGATGGTGCGAAACACGTCACCATATTTGGTGAACGAATTCCCGTCAGGGCAAAAGTGATCACACTCAATGGCATGAGTGGCCACGCTGGTCAGAAAGATCTGATGAACTGGTATGATTCTCTTGCAAGTTCCCGCCCACGCACGATATTGACACATGGTGAAAACAAGGCCCGAACCGCACTTGCCAGGTTGATTCGCGAAAAGCACCAAGTCAAAGCCGAGTTGCCTGAACTAGGTGATGTCATTGAAATCGACTGA
- a CDS encoding L-lactate dehydrogenase, with amino-acid sequence MKVGVVGSGFVGSTAAYALVMRGVGREVILVDKNMDRARAEADDIRHAVPFAKPLTVQAGNYDALTGAKVVLLCAGVNQKPGETRLQLLQRNAAVFAEVVPQVLKFAPETVLVVATNPVDIMTNLAACYAARCGIPAARVLGSGTTLDTARFRSLLGTHCGIDSHHVHAHVIGEHGDSEVLTWSLASVAGMPLKNFVQMRGIDLSDEIQASIDQQVRRAAYSIIQGKGATYYGIGSALARLVEVILHNQRSVLTICTPTNDIEGVRNTTVSLPRLLGGDGVLATFPLPLTDHETAQLRNSAQIIRNALDELQVEP; translated from the coding sequence ATGAAAGTAGGCGTGGTAGGCAGTGGCTTCGTAGGTTCAACCGCAGCCTATGCATTGGTAATGAGAGGTGTGGGGCGTGAGGTGATCCTGGTCGATAAGAACATGGATCGTGCGCGTGCCGAAGCCGACGACATCCGGCATGCTGTCCCCTTTGCCAAACCGTTGACCGTGCAGGCTGGAAATTATGATGCTTTAACTGGCGCGAAAGTAGTGCTTCTCTGTGCCGGTGTGAATCAAAAACCGGGAGAGACCCGTTTACAATTGCTCCAACGCAATGCCGCAGTGTTTGCCGAAGTCGTGCCACAGGTGTTGAAGTTTGCGCCGGAAACTGTGCTGGTAGTAGCTACCAATCCTGTGGATATCATGACAAACCTGGCGGCCTGCTATGCTGCACGCTGTGGCATACCTGCCGCGCGTGTTCTGGGGTCAGGTACTACATTGGATACCGCACGCTTTCGTAGCCTGCTCGGAACACATTGTGGAATCGACTCACATCATGTGCATGCTCATGTCATCGGTGAGCATGGCGACTCCGAAGTTCTGACCTGGTCACTGGCCAGCGTAGCAGGTATGCCTCTGAAAAACTTTGTACAAATGCGAGGTATCGATCTATCGGATGAAATTCAGGCATCGATCGATCAACAGGTTCGCCGTGCCGCCTACTCCATCATTCAGGGCAAAGGGGCGACATATTATGGCATTGGCAGCGCCTTGGCCCGCCTGGTGGAAGTGATACTTCACAATCAGCGTTCTGTACTCACCATCTGCACACCAACGAATGACATAGAAGGCGTTCGAAACACCACGGTTTCCTTACCCAGACTTCTGGGTGGAGATGGAGTTCTTGCCACCTTCCCGCTACCATTGACTGATCATGAAACAGCCCAATTGCGAAACAGTGCACAGATCATCCGCAACGCTCTCGATGAACTCCAGGTAGAACCATAG